In a genomic window of Cynocephalus volans isolate mCynVol1 chromosome 1, mCynVol1.pri, whole genome shotgun sequence:
- the LOC134368280 gene encoding large ribosomal subunit protein eL39-like, with translation MVYPVASFIVSSHKDFRIKQFLAKKQKQNQPISQWIQMKTGNKIRYNSKRRHWRRTKQGL, from the coding sequence ATGGTATATCCAGTGGCCTCCTTCATTGTGTCTTCTCACAAGGATTTCAGGATCAAGCAATTCCTGgccaagaaacaaaagcaaaatcagCCCATTTCCCAGTGGATTCAGATGAAAACTGGTAATAAAATCAGATATAACTCCAAGAGGAGACATTGGAGAAGAACCAAGCAGGGTCTATAA